One genomic segment of Vulpes vulpes isolate BD-2025 chromosome 2, VulVul3, whole genome shotgun sequence includes these proteins:
- the TMEM141 gene encoding transmembrane protein 141, giving the protein MVNLGLSRVDDTVAAKHPGLEEYAACQSEAFVKGIFTFITGTGAAVGLQMLIQRRFPYPFQWHVLVAVVTGSVASYWVTRVESHRCSNLWLFLETGQLPKDGGTDQRS; this is encoded by the exons ATGGTGAACCTGGGCCTGTCCCGGGTGGACGACACCGTGGCCGCCAAGCACCCG GGTCTGGAGGAGTACGCCGCGTGCCAGTCGGAGGCCTTCGTAAAGGGCATTTTCACCTTTATCACAG GCACAGGTGCAGCCGTCGGCCTGCAGATGCTTATTCAGAGGAGGTTTCCGTACCCCTTCCAGTGGCACGTGCTAGTGGCCGTGG tcACAGGCTCAGTGGCCAGCTACTGGGTGACCCGAGTGGAGTCGCACAGATGCAGCAATCTCTGGCTCTTCCTGGAGACAGGGCAGCTCCCCAAGGACGGGGGCACAG ATCAGCGCAGCTAG
- the LCN8 gene encoding epididymal-specific lipocalin-8 isoform X1 translates to MSLGLCSAWAQSYSSECSQPRVLMTSSASCAMGLCSQYKPGSGGAEARGAVMEAGLLSAILGLVTVQGETAMLDLDLQKIAGFWKEVGVASSQNLVLKTPKRLEALFLTLSGHELLVKAAYYSSGSCETENIVGSEIDMSGTFVFPGHREIQVVDTDYEQYAILRLSLHWQGKDFRVLKYFTRSLEDEYGPGFWRFRELTADTGLYLVARHGRCAKLLKEGSSDCRADQLRARPGVGNLPGTCWIES, encoded by the exons ATGTCACTGGGCCTGTGCAGTGCCTGGGCACAGAGCTATTCCTCTGAGTGCTCTCAGCCACGTGTGCTGATGACATCCTCAGCTTCTTGCGCAATGGGCTTGTGTTCCCAATATAAACCTGGTTCTGGAGGAGCAGAGGCCAGGGGAGCAGTGATGGAGGCTGGGCTGCTGAGTGCCATCCTGGGCCTTGTCACGGTGCAGGGGGAGACAGCCATGCTGGACCTGGATCTGCAGAAG ATTGCAGGATTCTGGAAGGAAGTTGGTGTGGCCTCCAGCCAAAACCTGGTACTGAAGACCCCAAAGAGGCTGGAAGCCTTGTTCCTGACCTTGAGCGGGCACGAACTGCTGGTGAAGGCTGCATATTACAG CTCAGGAAGTTGTGAGACAGAAAACATAGTGGGCTCAGAGATAGACATGTCGGGGACATTCGTCTTCCCTG GCCACAGGGAGATCCAAGTGGTAGATACGGACTACGAGCAGTATGCCATCTTGCGGTTGTCCCTCCACTGGCAAGGCAAGGACTTCCGTGTGCTCAAGTACTTCA CCCGCAGCCTCGAGGACGAGTATGGGCCAGGCTTCTGGAGGTTCCGGGAGCTGACCGCAGACACGGGGCTTTACCTGGTAGCCCGGCACG GGAGGTGCGCCAAACTCCTGAAGGAG GGGTCCAGCGACTGCCGTGCAGACCAGCTCAGGGCGAGGCCTGGAGTGGGGAACCTGCCTGGGACCTGCTGGATTGAATCCTGA
- the LCN15 gene encoding lipocalin-15, with the protein MAMRCVLLGQVLVLLWLSGAWAEVLVQPDFDAKKFSGLWYVVSMVSDCKVFLGKKDHLLMSSRTIRAMPGGNLSVHMEFPRADGCHQLDAEYLRVGSEGHFRVPALGYLDVRVADTDYDTFAVLYIYKELEGALSTMVQLYSRTQEASPQAAKAFQDFYPTVGLPNDMMVMLPKSDVCSSAGKEAS; encoded by the exons ATGGCGATGAGGTGTGTCCTGCTGGGCCAGGTCCTGGTGCTGCTCTGGCTGTCCGGGGCTTGGGCTGAGGTCCTGGTACAGCCAGATTTTGATGCCAAAAAG TTCTCAGGCCTTTGGTACGTGGTCTCCATGGTCTCCGACTGCAAGGTCTTCCTGGGCAAGAAGGACCACTTGCTCATGTCCAGCAGGACTATCAGGGCCATGCCAGGGGGCAACCTCAGTGTCCACATGGAGTTCCCTCG GGCTGACGGCTGTCACCAGCTGGATGCTGAGTACCTGAGGGTGGGCTCTGAGGGGCACTTCAGAGTCCCAG CCCTGGGCTACCTGGACGTGCGCGTGGCAGACACAGACTATGACACCTTCGCCGTGCTCTACATCTATAAGGAGCTGGAGGGGGCGCTCAGCACCATGGTCCAGCTCTACA GCCGGACCCAGGAAGCAAGTCCCCAAGCCGCAAAGGCCTTCCAGGACTTCTACCCCACCGTGGGGCTCCCCAATGACATGATGGTCATGCTGCCCAAGTCAG ATGTGTGCTCCTCTGCAGGCAAGGAGGCTTCCTGA
- the LCN8 gene encoding epididymal-specific lipocalin-8 isoform X3, producing the protein MSLGLCSAWAQSYSSECSQPRVLMTSSASCAMGLCSQYKPGSGGAEARGAVMEAGLLSAILGLVTVQGETAMLDLDLQKIAGFWKEVGVASSQNLVLKTPKRLEALFLTLSGHELLVKAAYYSSGSCETENIVGSEIDMSGTFVFPGHREIQVVDTDYEQYAILRLSLHWQGKDFRVLKYFTRSLEDEYGPGFWRFRELTADTGLYLVARHGRCAKLLKEELI; encoded by the exons ATGTCACTGGGCCTGTGCAGTGCCTGGGCACAGAGCTATTCCTCTGAGTGCTCTCAGCCACGTGTGCTGATGACATCCTCAGCTTCTTGCGCAATGGGCTTGTGTTCCCAATATAAACCTGGTTCTGGAGGAGCAGAGGCCAGGGGAGCAGTGATGGAGGCTGGGCTGCTGAGTGCCATCCTGGGCCTTGTCACGGTGCAGGGGGAGACAGCCATGCTGGACCTGGATCTGCAGAAG ATTGCAGGATTCTGGAAGGAAGTTGGTGTGGCCTCCAGCCAAAACCTGGTACTGAAGACCCCAAAGAGGCTGGAAGCCTTGTTCCTGACCTTGAGCGGGCACGAACTGCTGGTGAAGGCTGCATATTACAG CTCAGGAAGTTGTGAGACAGAAAACATAGTGGGCTCAGAGATAGACATGTCGGGGACATTCGTCTTCCCTG GCCACAGGGAGATCCAAGTGGTAGATACGGACTACGAGCAGTATGCCATCTTGCGGTTGTCCCTCCACTGGCAAGGCAAGGACTTCCGTGTGCTCAAGTACTTCA CCCGCAGCCTCGAGGACGAGTATGGGCCAGGCTTCTGGAGGTTCCGGGAGCTGACCGCAGACACGGGGCTTTACCTGGTAGCCCGGCACG GGAGGTGCGCCAAACTCCTGAAGGAG GAGCTGATCTAG
- the LCN8 gene encoding epididymal-specific lipocalin-8 isoform X2: protein MSLGLCSAWAQSYSSECSQPRVLMTSSASCAMGLCSQYKPGSGGAEARGAVMEAGLLSAILGLVTVQGETAMLDLDLQKIAGFWKEVGVASSQNLVLKTPKRLEALFLTLSGHELLVKAAYYSSGSCETENIVGSEIDMSGTFVFPGHREIQVVDTDYEQYAILRLSLHWQGKDFRVLKYFTRSLEDEYGPGFWRFRELTADTGLYLVARHGRCAKLLKEVSLAPVC from the exons ATGTCACTGGGCCTGTGCAGTGCCTGGGCACAGAGCTATTCCTCTGAGTGCTCTCAGCCACGTGTGCTGATGACATCCTCAGCTTCTTGCGCAATGGGCTTGTGTTCCCAATATAAACCTGGTTCTGGAGGAGCAGAGGCCAGGGGAGCAGTGATGGAGGCTGGGCTGCTGAGTGCCATCCTGGGCCTTGTCACGGTGCAGGGGGAGACAGCCATGCTGGACCTGGATCTGCAGAAG ATTGCAGGATTCTGGAAGGAAGTTGGTGTGGCCTCCAGCCAAAACCTGGTACTGAAGACCCCAAAGAGGCTGGAAGCCTTGTTCCTGACCTTGAGCGGGCACGAACTGCTGGTGAAGGCTGCATATTACAG CTCAGGAAGTTGTGAGACAGAAAACATAGTGGGCTCAGAGATAGACATGTCGGGGACATTCGTCTTCCCTG GCCACAGGGAGATCCAAGTGGTAGATACGGACTACGAGCAGTATGCCATCTTGCGGTTGTCCCTCCACTGGCAAGGCAAGGACTTCCGTGTGCTCAAGTACTTCA CCCGCAGCCTCGAGGACGAGTATGGGCCAGGCTTCTGGAGGTTCCGGGAGCTGACCGCAGACACGGGGCTTTACCTGGTAGCCCGGCACG GGAGGTGCGCCAAACTCCTGAAGGAGGTGAGCCTTGCCCCAGTCTGCTGA
- the CCDC183 gene encoding LOW QUALITY PROTEIN: coiled-coil domain-containing protein 183 (The sequence of the model RefSeq protein was modified relative to this genomic sequence to represent the inferred CDS: substituted 2 bases at 2 genomic stop codons), with translation MKMRSEADMEEQIQELKTITWLQEQCRALQIQAVKEKTVKNKNMLALLRSNIRRGAQDWVLANKYDQQNIFKAXAKGASMRLAHCRCTMEVAREKLRKYVSDRVNVYNVLIHLARQRGQKLETVQVELATLRSQPDATKEELRTLQVIRQLENNIEKTMIEGTMIKITTSQNIHLLYVDLLDYLKKELAGYPTELDKLQNLVDDYXSELSDMTVMSQDSMMITDEVKMNMRQGEATFIKERRAQENRLNQQKQLIDKIHMKETNEKYCRWGWWDLDFPSNLMGTETMKVRREISKADIEYQTEVTALVEKVKSAVRCSHFWDIAGRSLAHRNTEDNLELQMEDCEERRAQLEALMKTLEVEEVMLKFRQMPSSISFKSMEKRMKDMLKEEEERLQVAYSSMTKSQKLLLTIQTGIDNLSIRLIGIPLPTAQKEAALSDSLNVFSKLAYCEVKLLYLADQVQNLSSNEDVNTKVKDTLESSTLKEKQNTRISFEDLEEDMIETFLFADVDHSYVPSRAEIKRQAQRLIDGWLKVAKK, from the exons ATGAAGATGCGAAGTGAGGCAGATATGGAAGAGCAGATCCAAGAGCTGAAGACAATCACTTGGCTCCAAG AGCAATGTCGGGCCCTGCAAATCCAAGCCGTAAAAGAGAAGACCGTCAAGAATAAAAATATGCTGGCTCTCCTGCGCAGCAACATCCGCCGTGGGGCCCAGGACTGGGTTTTGGCCAACAAG TATGACCAGCAGAACATCTTCAAGGCCTGAGCGAAGGGCGCTTCCATGAGGTTGGCGCACTGCCGCTGCACCATGGAG GTGGCGCGGGAGAAGCTGCGCAAGTACGTCTCCGACCGCGTGAACGTGTACAACGTGCTCATCCACCTGGCGCGGCAGCGGGGGCAGAAGCTGGAGACCGTGCAGGTGGAGTTGGCCACCTTGAGGAGCCAGCCTGACGCCACCAAGGAGGAGTTGCGCACGCTCCAG GTTATCCGCCAGCTGGAGAACAACATTGAAAAGACCATGAtagagggg accatgatcAAGATCACCACTAGTCAGAACATCCACCTGCTGTACGTGGACCTGCTGGATTACCTGAAAAAG GAGCTGGCAGGGTACCCCACAGAGCTGGACAAGCTGCAGAATCTCGTGGACGACTACTGATCAGAACTGTCAGACATGACAGTCATGTCCCAAGATTCCATGATGATCACGGATGAGGTCAAG ATGAACATGAGGCAAGGGGAGGCGACTTTCATCAAGGAACGCAGGGCACAGGAGAACCGGCTGAATCAGCAGAAGCAGCTGATAGACAAGATCCATATGAAGGAGACCAATGAGAAGTACTGCCGCTGG ggCTGGTGGGACTTGGACTTCCCCTCCAATCTGATGGGTACAGAAACTATGAAAG TGAGAAGAGAGATCTCCAAGGCTGACATCGAATACCAGACAGAAGTCACAGCTTTGGTGGAGAAAGTGAAGTCTGCTGTGCGGTGCTCTCATTTCTGG GACATCGCTGGCCGGTCCCTGGCTCACAGGAACACAGAGGACAACCTGGAGCTGCAGATGGAGGACTGTGAGGAGCGGCGGGCACAGCTGGAGGCGCTGATGAAGACGCTGGAAGTAGAGGAGGTGATGCTCAAGTTCCGCCAGATGCCCAGCTCCATCAG CTTTAAGTCTATGGAGAAGAGAATGAAGGACATgctgaaggaggaggaagagcggCTCCAGGTGGCCTACTCCAGCATGACCAAGAGCCAGAAGCTGCTGTTGACCATCCAGACAGGCATTGACAACCTCTCCATCCGGCTGATTGGCATCCCTCTGCCCACAGCCCAG AAAGAAGCGGCGCTCTCTGACAGCCTGAATGTGTTCAGCAAGCTGGCGTACTGCGAAGTGAAGCTCCTGTACCTGGCTGACCAAGTGCAGAATCTGTCCAGCAACGAGGAC GTCAACACAAAGGTGAAGGATACCCTGGAGTCCTCCActctgaaggagaagcagaacaCCAGGATCAGCTTTGAGGACCTGGAAGAGGATATGAT cgaaaCCTTCCTGTTCGCAGACGTGGACCACAGCTACGTCCCCTCGCGGGCCGAGATCAAGCGGCAGGCCCAGCGGCTGATCGATGGCTGGCTCAAGGTGGCCAAGAAGTAA